A region from the Desulfovibrio sp. genome encodes:
- a CDS encoding acyl-CoA thioesterase: protein MAQINIYTQQITVGQYDIDMQHRVSNLRYVAWMQDVAVAHSAVCGWPMERYESIGQGWVVRQHTITYKRPAFLGDVITAATWIASYASRRSLRRYVFWNAKEKALLAEAETQWVFIDMTSGKPVSVPAELQDSFPIVDEDAPSVFRRLCM, encoded by the coding sequence ATGGCTCAGATCAACATATACACGCAGCAGATCACGGTTGGGCAGTATGATATCGACATGCAGCACCGCGTCAGCAACCTGCGCTATGTGGCCTGGATGCAGGATGTGGCTGTTGCGCATTCCGCTGTTTGCGGCTGGCCCATGGAGCGGTACGAAAGCATTGGTCAGGGCTGGGTGGTGCGCCAGCACACCATCACGTACAAACGCCCGGCTTTTCTGGGCGATGTGATAACAGCCGCCACGTGGATTGCCTCCTACGCTTCGCGCCGTAGCCTGCGTCGCTATGTCTTTTGGAATGCAAAGGAAAAAGCCCTGCTTGCCGAAGCGGAAACCCAGTGGGTCTTCATTGATATGACCAGCGGCAAGCCTGTCAGCGTGCCAGCCGAGCTACAGGATTCTTTTCCCATAGTAGACGAAGACGCGCCGAGCGTATTCCGGCGCTTGTGCATGTAG
- a CDS encoding 4Fe-4S double cluster binding domain-containing protein, with protein sequence MIANTSVQQNPSGRQKLPAQDIRALCLESGADDVGFVEISRPALDFERDDILAAYRHTQTIICIAVHLNPENMRSLARHISSDEFHHATDSLNSITRTILRRLKDLGVRGVVMPADFPMDMSRFPGKTWNVSHKIMAVESGIGNMGLNRLVIHPEFGNFIRLTSLLIDTCLDSYGTPLPDSSCDNCGLCLSACPVGAIQRHEPFDFTSCMTHAYRDNIAGFMDMLDSLLRSTDMNSFRQRFSDRETASMWQSLMYKMNYRCGYCMAVCPAGQAARPVSSRKEFVQEVVLPLKNRPEQVYVAQGSKAEKHARANPNKDVRLVGFQIHRSKNDL encoded by the coding sequence ATGATTGCCAATACCTCTGTGCAACAGAACCCATCTGGCCGTCAGAAACTTCCGGCTCAAGATATTCGGGCACTCTGCCTGGAATCTGGTGCGGATGATGTTGGTTTTGTAGAAATTTCTCGACCTGCACTTGATTTTGAACGTGATGATATTCTCGCTGCGTATCGACACACGCAAACCATCATTTGCATCGCTGTTCATTTAAACCCAGAGAACATGCGTAGCCTTGCCAGACATATTTCTTCTGACGAATTTCATCACGCCACTGACTCTCTGAACAGTATAACAAGAACAATTTTGCGGCGCCTCAAGGACCTTGGGGTTCGCGGAGTTGTCATGCCTGCTGACTTTCCGATGGATATGAGCCGGTTCCCAGGAAAAACCTGGAATGTCAGCCACAAAATCATGGCCGTAGAAAGCGGCATTGGCAACATGGGGCTAAACAGGCTGGTCATTCATCCTGAATTTGGAAATTTTATCCGCCTGACATCATTGCTTATTGATACTTGCCTCGACTCATATGGCACACCACTTCCCGATTCATCGTGCGATAACTGCGGTCTATGCCTGTCTGCATGTCCCGTAGGTGCAATTCAACGGCATGAACCTTTTGACTTCACATCTTGCATGACCCACGCTTATCGGGATAATATTGCAGGATTTATGGACATGCTTGACAGTTTGTTGCGCTCAACAGACATGAATTCTTTTCGCCAGCGTTTTTCAGACCGTGAGACAGCATCCATGTGGCAATCACTCATGTACAAAATGAATTACCGTTGTGGCTATTGCATGGCCGTCTGTCCTGCCGGTCAGGCTGCCCGCCCTGTCAGCTCGCGCAAAGAATTTGTCCAGGAGGTTGTTCTACCACTGAAAAACAGACCAGAGCAGGTTTATGTTGCGCAAGGCTCAAAAGCAGAAAAACACGCCCGAGCCAATCCGAACAAGGATGTCCGCCTGGTTGGATTTCAAATCCACCGATCGAAGAACGATTTGTAA
- a CDS encoding lactate utilization protein, which yields MDALQLWRSSTLAERTVTALENHGFTARYMQDGSSALAYILKRIPDHATVGIGGSKTEKTLGIAKALAAKGCMVHDHNEPGLSAEEVVAARYKQLTADFFVCGTNAVTLTGELMNRDAFGNRVAAMMFGPKTVFVIAGTNKIVKNIEDAEQRIRSIAAPMNNKKYELPNPCVKLGECIDCNSKTRSCNITTIISRRPPLTDIHVLLVSEHLGF from the coding sequence ATGGATGCATTGCAGTTATGGCGTTCATCAACTCTGGCAGAAAGGACGGTTACCGCCCTTGAAAATCATGGTTTTACAGCAAGGTACATGCAAGACGGTTCAAGCGCGCTTGCGTATATTCTAAAACGCATACCAGACCATGCCACGGTGGGTATTGGCGGATCAAAAACAGAAAAGACATTGGGCATTGCAAAGGCACTTGCAGCTAAGGGCTGCATGGTACACGACCATAATGAGCCTGGCCTATCCGCAGAGGAGGTAGTTGCCGCGCGTTATAAGCAACTGACTGCAGACTTTTTTGTATGTGGGACAAATGCTGTGACTTTGACAGGAGAGCTCATGAACCGGGATGCATTTGGCAACCGCGTGGCAGCTATGATGTTTGGCCCAAAGACAGTATTTGTTATTGCCGGCACAAACAAAATTGTAAAAAATATTGAAGATGCAGAACAACGCATCAGATCTATTGCAGCTCCAATGAATAATAAAAAATATGAATTACCCAACCCGTGCGTTAAACTAGGGGAGTGCATTGATTGCAACAGCAAAACAAGGTCTTGCAACATAACAACAATAATAAGCAGGCGGCCACCATTAACAGATATCCACGTATTGCTTGTTAGCGAACACCTTGGTTTTTGA
- a CDS encoding LysE family transporter, which yields MPTTVLSAFLTFTMITAFTPGPNNILAFSAGNQYGLKKCSPIIAGICTGFLCVMALCGMAVVSASAVSEHVIKWMRYIGSIYILWLAWKVAFPAHQVSTESSIYPGFIRGFVLQFINIKIIIYGLTAFSGFIIPYYNSSIAISAFVIILSIVGCSGVIAWTVAGFALQKILQKHPAVINSVMGIMLVACAISIII from the coding sequence ATGCCCACCACCGTATTGTCAGCCTTTTTAACGTTTACCATGATCACGGCATTTACCCCAGGACCTAACAACATTTTGGCTTTCAGCGCAGGTAATCAGTATGGATTAAAAAAATGTAGTCCAATTATTGCAGGAATTTGTACTGGATTTTTATGTGTAATGGCTCTTTGTGGAATGGCAGTTGTTTCAGCTTCGGCAGTATCTGAGCATGTTATTAAGTGGATGCGTTATATTGGCAGCATTTACATTTTGTGGCTTGCCTGGAAAGTAGCCTTTCCTGCACATCAGGTTAGCACGGAAAGCAGCATTTACCCTGGTTTTATAAGAGGATTTGTTCTACAATTTATTAATATTAAAATTATTATATACGGATTAACAGCATTTTCTGGTTTCATAATCCCATATTACAATTCAAGCATTGCAATATCAGCCTTCGTAATAATTCTGAGCATAGTAGGTTGTTCTGGGGTTATTGCATGGACTGTTGCTGGCTTTGCCCTGCAAAAAATTTTGCAAAAACATCCTGCTGTAATCAACTCCGTAATGGGCATCATGCTTGTGGCGTGTGCGATAAGCATAATAATATAG
- a CDS encoding LysR family transcriptional regulator, whose translation MDLRSLLTVKAILTEGSFHKAAQRLNCSQSTVTFQVRLLEGELGVQLFERIGRRMVLTQTGRELLPYIESILDSAQKINDYGKINKKPFGDLRIAVAESLLSYKIQPILKKFVEFAPNVKLLLQSLNCYDIREGILSGDIDLGVYYDVGGHPASLEVQRICSFDGVIVASPKLSLAQRDFVTPNQEIDVALVINESRSIYREIMENHLRSKNIHLRNTIELWSIEAIKRCVSSNLGISFLPRFSVAQEIAAGMLVEIPAAISSNVTTAICVHHKNKVLNQGMAYFKQLVLETGCFQDGTISAHE comes from the coding sequence ATGGACCTACGCAGCCTGTTGACAGTCAAGGCTATTCTGACCGAAGGCAGTTTTCATAAGGCTGCACAGCGGCTAAACTGTTCACAGTCAACGGTAACGTTTCAGGTAAGACTACTGGAGGGTGAACTGGGCGTTCAGCTGTTTGAGCGAATAGGGCGGCGTATGGTACTTACCCAGACGGGAAGAGAACTGTTGCCATATATAGAATCAATACTTGATTCAGCACAAAAAATTAATGATTACGGAAAAATAAATAAAAAACCATTCGGTGATTTGAGAATTGCAGTTGCGGAATCATTGCTTTCATACAAGATTCAGCCAATCTTAAAGAAATTTGTTGAATTTGCACCTAATGTAAAGTTGCTTTTGCAATCACTCAATTGCTATGATATCAGAGAAGGTATTCTTTCCGGAGACATCGATCTAGGCGTTTATTATGATGTCGGTGGTCATCCGGCTTCACTTGAAGTGCAGCGTATCTGCTCATTTGATGGTGTTATAGTTGCCTCGCCAAAACTATCATTGGCTCAACGTGATTTTGTCACACCAAATCAAGAAATTGATGTTGCATTAGTCATCAATGAATCCCGCAGCATTTACCGCGAAATCATGGAGAACCACCTGAGAAGCAAAAATATTCATCTGCGCAATACCATTGAACTCTGGAGTATAGAGGCAATCAAGCGCTGTGTTTCAAGTAACTTGGGCATTTCGTTTCTACCACGATTTTCAGTGGCCCAAGAAATAGCGGCTGGGATGCTCGTTGAGATTCCAGCCGCTATTTCTTCAAATGTTACAACGGCCATTTGCGTGCATCATAAAAATAAAGTTCTTAATCAAGGCATGGCATATTTTAAGCAACTCGTGCTGGAAACTGGATGTTTTCAGGACGGTACGATTTCTGCCCACGAATAA
- the hybD gene encoding HyaD/HybD family hydrogenase maturation endopeptidase, translated as MEQIVILGLGNILYGDEGFGVLLAQRLYAHWDFPENVEVVDGGTQGQTLLTFVERADKLLVLDAVDFGLEPGELVLRDNVPAYLTAQKIGPHQNSFSEVMGLAALRGTAPEHCALIGVQPAAMTLAAPLSTPVSESFEAAQSMALDVLRQWGIDPQLRAQPRHLSAAVLDSLVQGCV; from the coding sequence ATGGAACAGATCGTCATTCTTGGTCTTGGCAATATTCTGTACGGGGACGAAGGCTTTGGCGTACTTTTGGCGCAACGGCTTTACGCCCATTGGGATTTTCCTGAAAATGTGGAAGTTGTGGACGGCGGCACCCAGGGGCAAACTCTGCTGACCTTTGTGGAAAGGGCCGACAAACTGCTGGTGCTGGATGCGGTTGATTTTGGCCTGGAACCGGGCGAACTGGTGCTGCGCGACAACGTGCCGGCATACCTGACAGCGCAAAAGATCGGCCCGCACCAGAACAGCTTTTCGGAAGTGATGGGCCTCGCCGCCCTGCGCGGCACAGCCCCTGAGCACTGCGCCCTCATTGGCGTGCAACCGGCGGCCATGACGCTGGCAGCCCCCCTGTCCACTCCGGTCAGCGAAAGTTTTGAAGCAGCCCAAAGCATGGCGCTGGACGTATTGCGACAATGGGGCATTGACCCGCAGTTGCGGGCGCAACCGCGCCACCTTTCCGCAGCGGTGCTCGACAGCCTTGTTCAGGGTTGCGTGTAG